Proteins from a single region of Hordeum vulgare subsp. vulgare chromosome 6H, MorexV3_pseudomolecules_assembly, whole genome shotgun sequence:
- the LOC123406030 gene encoding keratin-associated protein 9-8-like yields the protein MASTAALQAAIVCTLLLFAGQLLPTATPAPEAPFRCAPGDAKCLACVDKCMEPCRRDPTQCRVTLRCEPQCAAHSSSPPPPPPPPEVPFRCAPGDAKCLACVNKCIEPCRRDPTQCRVTLLCEPQCAAHSSSPPPPSRESGTCARTNAKCLACVKKCGDRCRRDPTQCRMTMYCEPGCAIQTSSHRPPKDICGPAKGKCVSCVNKCRETCQGDPISCGGLLDCEKGCAHQKQ from the coding sequence ATGGCCTCCACCGCGGCGCTCCAGGCGGCCATCGTCTGCACGCTGCTCCTGTTCGCCGGACAGCTGCTCCCCACGGCCACGCCGGCGCCGGAGGCGCCGTTCAGATGCGCTCCAGGCGACGCAAAGTGCCTGGCCTGCGTTGACAAGTGCATGGAACCCTGCCGGCGGGACCCGACCCAGTGTCGTGTGACCCTCCGCTGCGAGCCGCAGTGCGCGGCACATTCGTCGAGccccccgccgccaccgccgccgccggaggTGCCGTTCAGATGCGCGCCAGGCGATGCAAAGTGCCTGGCCTGCGTTAACAAGTGCATAGAACCCTGCCGGAGGGACCCGACCCAGTGTCGTGTGACCCTTCTCTGCGAGCCGCAGTGCGCGGCACATTCGTCGagccccccgccgccgtcgcGGGAGAGTGGCACTTGTGCCCGGACCAACGCCAAGTGCCTGGCCTGCGTCAAGAAGTGCGGGGATAGATGCCGGCGGGACCCGACGCAGTGCCGGATGACCATGTACTGCGAGCCGGGATGCGCGATACAGACGTCGAGCCACCGCCCGCCAAAGGACATCTGCGGCCCAGCCAAGGGGAAGTGCGTGTCCTGCGTTAACAAGTGCAGGGAAACATGCCAGGGGGACCCGATAAGTTGTGGCGGGCTCCTCGACTGCGAGAAGGGATGCGCGCACCAGAAGCAGTAG